The region CTTTTTTATTGGTCGAAAAATTACTGTGCAGTAGGTGCTACAGCGGCTTTTTCGATAGATAATAATTCAACTTCAAATACTAAAGTTGAATTAGCTGGAATAGTACCAGTGTCTTGCTCGCCGTATGCTAATTCAGACGGGATAACAAACTTGTACTTAGCACCGATAGGCATTAATTGAACACCCTCAGTCCAACCAGGAATAACGCGGTTTAGTGGGAACTTAGCTGGTTCGCCACGGCTGTAAGAGCTATCAAATTCAGTACCGTCAATTAAAGTACCTTTGTAATGTACTTCAACAGTATCAGCAGCAACAGGCATTTCACCAGTACCCGCTTCTAGTACTTCGTACTGTAAGCCTGATTCAGTTGTTACAACACCTTCTTTCGCTTTATTGGTTTCAAGGAATTTCTTCCCTTCTTCAACTGCTGCGCTTGCTAATAATGCCGCTTGCTCAGTACGTTTTTCGCTTAACTTAGTATCTAAACCTTGAAGAACAACTTGCATTTCTTCTTCAGTCAGCTCTAATGTATCTGCTAGACCATCGCTGAAACCTTGGATAACTAACGTTCTATCAACTGGAAAACCTAAATCTTCTTGTTCAGTGATATGGCCAGCCATATAACGGCCAATTGAACCACCTACACTGTAAGATTCTTTTTGCGCGTCAGTTGTTAATTCAACTTTCTTAGCAACAACTTCTTGCTCTTCATTACAAGCTGTTAGACCAACAACGGCCAATGCAACTAACGATAATTTGTAAATAGATTTCATTAAAGCTTCCTCAGCACCCTTTAGCGGTTACAATAACCTTTGGATATAAAATTCGTATATATTTGGCCACTTTATACTAATTAAAGTGTTTTTAGCAATGGCCAGCAAGATATGGCAGCCATTAAGACAACATTTAAAGGAGTAAGTTCATGTTTCGGATAATTATGCTGATAATTTGCATTTGCTCACTCGTTGGCTGCAGTCCTGCCGCTGAAAACGTTTTTAGTGTGACTAATGATTCAAGTTACAGCGCCAGCCTATCTGAAAATGCCCAATATGCCCTTGTTAGTACTTCAAGTAATGGGGTCCAATTTTGGGATCTCAAGGCCAAAAGTTTAAAATATCGCTGGCAGCATGGTTCAAATGACAATATTAGCGATAACAATGTATTTGATACGGCTATTTCTGCCAACGCTCAATATGCTGCAACGCTAAGTAGTGACTCATTAGCCATTTGGAATATTGAAACCGGGGAATCGATTGGTTGGTGGTCATTACCCGTTTCGGCTCAGTCTGTTGCCATTGCCAATAATGCCCAAACACTAGTGGGACTTATCGATGGCTCTGTCATGTCATTAGCTCCAGAGAAAAGCCTAATCAAGTTTCTTGGCCATCAAGAACGTGTATCCAGTGTATCGATTTCAGCCAATGGCCAAACTGCATTAACAGGTTCAAACGATGGTTCGGTTATTTTGTGGCAAGCGCAAACTGGGCAACCCATACAACAATGGCAGCTTGAATCTCGCATGAGTAAAGTTCAACTTAATAAAAGTGGCAGTTTGAGTTTTGCCAGTGATATAAAAGGGCATGGTTATATTTACTCTAATGATACTGGCGAAATAAAATCCCAATTAGCGATAAATCGTCGCCAAATGACGTTTAGTAGCGCTCGTTTCATAAACCAAGATGAGCAACTTATTACCGGTTCACCCTCTAAAGAAATCATCTTATGGCAGACCCAAACAGGTAAAAAACAAGCAACAAGACAAATTCAGCTCACTAAAAACAGTCAAAATAGAGGCGCCGTTGTATACTCTATTGCAAGTGATGACAATCAGAACGTCATCAGTATCAGTAATCAAGGTTTAGTAGAAACATGGGGCATATTAAAATAGCGCCATGCTTTGGAGAAGTGAATGCAAGATGTACAACAAAAGTTTGATGATTTAGAAACTAAGGTCGCTTTTCAAGAAGTGACCATTGAAGAGCTAAACCAAGAAGTAATTAAACTGAATGACCTTGTTGCCTTTCAGCAGCACCAGTTGTCATTCATCCTCAATAAACTGCAGGCTATTGAGCCGAGCAATATGGCATCTCAAGCAGATGAAGCACCACCGCCGCATTATTAATTTTTGTTTAGAAATTACTTCTCATTAATTATTCACATAAAATTAGGCTAGCTTATGGATGACTAACCTAGATTTTCAGTAAGGGATTTTATGCCAGACAGTAACATCATGACGATAGCTCAAACAGGCGAGGCTATTTTAGCTTGCCAAGCAAAGCCCGTGGTTACGTTTGATCAAGCTCTGGTTAAGCTTACTGAAGATATGATGGCAACGATGTTTGCGGCAAATGGTGTAGGTTTAGCTGCCACTCAAGTATTTAGTGATAAAGCAGTATTTATCATGTACTCGAGGCCTAATGAACGTTACCCGTCCGCACCAAACACAGTTCCAACCATTGTGATTAATCCAAAAATAACTGCTCGTTCATTAGCTATGGAGTCTTCGATTGAAGGCTGTTTATCTATCGAAAACGAGCGAGTTGCAGTTTTTCGACATCAACACATCAAAGTGATGTACCAAACATTAGCTGGCGATGTGGTCGAACAGCAATTAAGTGGCTTTATTGCTCGCATATTCCAACACGAATTTGATCATTTACAAGGTATCACTTTGCTTGAAAGAATGAACATGCCAGATCAAGTCTCCGCATTAGAGCAACACAACTCAGGGTTACAAGACGTATGTTAATGAAAAAACTACTCTGTATGCTGCTGTTGCCAATGTTGTTGTCTGGTTGCGCCTTTAATAGCATATTCATCAATTACCCCTCTCAAATAGCACCCATTAAACAGCAATTAAGCAGCCCAACACCGACGAGTAAGCTTAATGAGCTAGCCAGTGAGATTGATTCTAACGACGGTTTACTTTATGCCCAAGAAGCAGGCAGAGTAGCCCAAGTTTCTGGGGATTTTGATAGCAGTAAAACCTACTATGAACAAGCAATCAAAGCCTATCAAGCCTTTGACGACAGAGCGGTGATTAGCGCATCAGATTTAACCGCTACCGCCAGTAGCTTGGTATTAAACGATAATGCTATACCTTATCGCGGCCCAGGTTACGAACGGATCATGGTGCACCAATACCAAGCTTTCAATTATTTATTTGCCGGCGATGCTCAAGGCGCGTTAATTGAAGTTAGGCGCAGTAATCAACTGCAAACCAGTGAACAAAACCGTTACCAAAAATCACAAAGTTCAGTGCAAGCAATGGCTAATGGCACCATTGACGCTGAAATGAATAAATTAGGTTCTGCAGCGGGTACTGTGACCAGTTCATTTTTAAATGCCTATAGTTATTACACCACCGGCTTGCTACATGAATTACTAGGTGAGCCCAACGATGCTTATATTGATTATCGAAAAGCTGCCCAAATAACGCCTAACAACAAATATTTACAACAAGATCTGGTTAGATTAGCCAAGCAACTTTCAATGCCGCAGTACGATGAGTTTAAACGTCGTTGGGGTGATGCTGTGTTGCCTAAAGAAGGCCAAGGTCAGGTCGTTATGGTAGTAGAAAGAGGGTTTGTGCCAGAAAAACAAAGTCTCACAGTGCCGTTTACTATTCATGGAAATTGGCAAACTGTGTCATTAGCCACTTACCAACCTAATAGGCAGGCAATTCAGCCTTCCATCATTCAAGGGCTCGGAACAGTATTAAAAGCGGAACCAATTGCCAATATTGATGCCTTAGCTATTAATGCATTGAAAGAAGATTTACCAGGCGCATTGGTTCGACAAGCTGCTCGTGTCTATACTAAATCAGAGATGGCTCGCAGCGTTGAAAGTAGCAGTAAACGCCGCAACAATGAAGCCGATGCCGCAGCGATATTAATGCAGATATTTAACGTCGTGACAGAACAAGCTGATAGACGTAGCTGGCTAACCTTGCCAAGCCAAGCACAAATTGCGCGCAAATATATTGAACCTGGCGAATATCAAGTGCGCTTAGGCAACAGCCAAGCTGCAAAAATTGATGTGAAACCTAACCGTGCAACCTTAATTTGGGTAATAGAAACTGGCAATCAAACCCGTTTTTATTCAATAATAATTTAATTCGACAACCTATTCATTACGACAATTTTTAACGACATTTTTTAATGACAATTTACTTAACGCGATTTTTATTCAACATTTAACTCAATTTGACTAATTTAAGTCTTATCAAACATGGAACTTACTATGAAACATTTTAAACTGATTTTTGTTTTAGCTGCTGTAATCGGGCTATCTGCGTGTCAATCAAAGGTTGAGTATGGTGATGCCACTGAAGTTGAAACCGTTAATGAAAACTTTGGTTCAACAGATCTTCAAGCCATTGCCGCTAAAATGGTTGATAGCATGCTGACATTCCCACCAGTCATTGTGATGACTCAAAACGATCGTCCGATTATGTTCGTTGATAAAATCAAAAACAAAACCTCAGAGCACATCGATACTGAATCAGTAACAGATACCATCAGTAACAAATTGCTTCGTTCAGGTAAATTCCGCTTTATCGATATGACGAAAGTTGACTCAGTACGCAAGCAACTTGATTACCAAAACAATGCAGGTATGGTTGACCCATCAACTGCGATTAAGTTTGGTCGCCAAGTTGGTGCTCAGTACATGCTTTACGGCAACCTTTCTAGCATCGTGAAGCAAGACGGTAGCACTAAAGATGTTTACTACAAAATGACCATGCGTCTTATGGATCTTGAAACAGGCTTAATCGAATGGTCTGACGAAAAAGAAATCCGTAAAGTTAAATCGAAATCTTTCTTAGGCTTGTAAGCCTATTCGTTTTACAATTATAAGCCGACGTTAAGTCGGCTTTTTTATAGCCAAAAATTTAATGAATAATAAAAATAATATCTCATCATTTTAGGGAAGAATTTGTGAACTTGTTTAAGTCAGCTTTGGTAGTCATTGTTTGCGGTAGCTTATTTTCCTGTACTGCCACAGCCCCCAATATAAAAGAGCGAGATGGCAGCGCTAATATCACTCAGGCACAAGCCCAGTCTCGTTCAAATTTAGTCTCCGAAGTGAGTTATCAATTGAGCTTTACCTTAACTGGAGAAACTCAGTTTAGTGGCGTAACCAAGATGAATTTCGCCCTTTCAAGCATTGAATCAGCGTTAACTATCGACTTAAACAAAGCCAATATAAATAAATTACTGATTAACGGTCAAAATATTTATCCCAATTACAACGGCGCATATTTAACAATTAACCCTAGATTATTATCTGTTGGTCAAAACAGTATCGAAATAGGCTACAGCCGCGAGCACAGCACCAATGGTGAAGGCTTACATCGCTTTAAAGATCCTGTTGATGGCAATGTTTACCTATATTCGCACTTTGAACCTGCTGCGGCTCAACAGATGTTTGCCGTATTTGACCAACCAGATTTAAAAGCAACCTACCAAATTACCGTTGAAGCACCATTGAGCTGGCATGTCATCAGTACTATGCGTGAAACTCATGTTGAAGATATCGGTAATAGCCAGATTTGGACTTTCCCTACTACGCCTAAACTCAGCCCTTATAATTTTTCAATGCATGCCGGTCCTTACCATGTTTGGGAAGACAGCTCAGGCAAATATCCAATGCGATTATTTGCCCGTCAATCCGTTGCTGAGCAAGTCAGTCCTGAAGACTGGTTTACCTACACGAAACAAGGCTTAACCTTCTTTGATGACTATTTTGATATTGACTACCCTTTTAAAAAATATGACCAACTACTAGTACCTGATTTCCTCTATGGCGCTATGGAAAACGCTGGCGCGATTACCTTTGCAGAAAGCCGCTTCATGTATAAAGACACTATGACAGCGGCGCAAAGACAGCGTTTAGCGGGGGTGATAATGCATGAGATGGCGCACCAATGGTTTGGCGATCTCGTGACGATGAAATGGTGGAATGGCTTATGGCTAAATGAAAGTTTTGCGTCGTTCATGGGGACTTTAGCCACAAGCGAAGCGACCGAGTTTGACCATGCTTGGCGTACTTTTTACGCCACAGGCAAGCAAAGTGCCTATGAGCAAGATAGCCTAGTGACCACTCACCCCATTGAAGTGCCTGTAGCCAGTAGCAGTAATGCTTTTGATAATATTGATGCTATCACTTACTCAAAAGGCGCATCGGCTTTAAAACAACTAAGACACTTGCTAGGAGAAGAGACTTTCCAAAAAGGCGTCCAGCAGTATCTCAAACAATATAGTTATCAAAATGCCGAGTTAGATGACTTTATCAATAGCCTTGCTACAGCAAGTAACCGCGATTTAACTCAGTGGACTCAGGATTGGTTATATCAAGCGGGTGTAAACACCTTAAAAGCGCAATACCAATGTGAAAACTATCGCATCAGCCAGTTTTCACTTATACAAACAGCACCAAGTAAGGACTTACCAACCTTAAGGGAGCAACGTGTTCAAGTCGCCCTATTTAGAGCCAGTCGCCACTTGGTACACCAAGGGAAAACCGTTGCCGTAACTTATAAAGGCGCTGTAACTGAAGTGCCAGAGCTGATTGGCGAATATTGCCCTGATTTGGTTTACCCCAACTTTGATGATTGGGGCTTTGTCAAAGTCGAGCTCGATGAGCGCTCTTTTGAAACAGCTAAGGCACAACTGAATAAGATAAGTGATCCCTTACTTCGTTCAATGTTGTGGCAAAGCATGTGGGACAGTGTCAGCGATGGTCATTCATCAATCGAGCAATTTATTAATGTCGCACTGGTCAATGCGCCCAAAGAAAAAGACTACACCATTTTAGGCCAAGTGATTGACTACTTAAAACAAGCCCAAAACACCTTAAATAGCATGGCACCAAACCATCAAGCTTATGCAAAAAAAGTCAGCAAAGCACTGACTCAAATGAGTTTACGCATGACCATGGAACATCAAAAGGATGCCGACTTTCAGCGTCGTTGGTTTGATGCTTATATAACACTAGCCAGCGACAATGCAGCACTTGGTCACTTAGCAGATATCTTGGCAGGTAACGCTCCTATTCAAGGTTTAAATATCAGCCAGGATTTACGTTGGAAAATCATCATCCAATTAAATCGACATGACTACCCAAGAAGAGCTGCACTGCTCGAGAATGAAAGCAAGCTAGATAGAAGCGATAGCGGCCAAAAGTCTGCCATTGCAGCAGAGGCTAGCCGCCCACAAGCGGATCTGAAACGTGAGTGGTTACATAGAATAGAGCATGACACCCAACTGCCTTTTTCAAAAAAGCGTGTCGCGATGAATTATCTTTATCCAAGTGAGCAAAAGCTATTGAGTGCCGCAACCGCAGAGCAGCGATTAGCTAACCTTGTTGAATTAGACAATAAAGGTCCGGTGTTTATGCGAGCCTACAATCGAGCATTGATACCTACGGCATGCACCAATGCGAATATCGACGCTTTGAATCAGGTTTTAAATACACAAACTGACTTATCAAAAATGACCCGGCGCGCCTTATTAGAGACCCGCCAAAAAGAACAGCGTTGCGTGACCATGAGTGAAGTATTAGCCAAATAGTGAGTAATATACGGTGAAAAAATTAAACACTTACCTAATACCAAGGTGAAACTATTAACCTGAAATAAGTGAATAAAAAATGCCGCGCCTTTTAAGGGCGCGGCATTTTTATTGAGCCAAAATTGAAAAACTATTTAACTGCGCAAAGTAAATGTCATCATAATGGGCGCATGATCAGTACTATCGCTGTCACGTTCATATTCCGGTCGCACGAGATGCCTATCATAGGTTTGATAGCCACTAACTTCGGCTAAGTTTCGCGGGTGGGCTGCATCAAACTCGCAAGAAGCCAAAATATAATCTAATACCGAGCCCGTATTACCAAAGTAATGAGTCGCTGCCCTATCGTGCTTATGTAAATTAGGTGCTGGCGCATCATCAGTATCATTGGCCGACTCATCTTCATTAACACTGGATTCATATTCATCTTGGGCTAATGTGGCGTTTGATTTTTGGCCAGCTTGGAACAATTCATAACTATCAAATAAACTAAAACGTTCAAATTCAGCTTTAAGATTAACGTCATTCAAGACTTTAAGCGTGGGATCGATAATGTCACTTCTAAAGACTCTTTTACTGTTGGCTCGAAAAGCCTCAAGCGCGGTGCTTTGGATTGAATCATTAAAGTCACCCATCAATAACACCGGTAAATGATTCGCTTGGCGGTGCTTTGCGATCTCATAAAAAAGTAATGCAGCTTCACTGCCACGTTGCATATTCGATGCCCACGTGCCCAGCGCTTGCCTTGCCATAATATCTGCGCCGCCAGTCATGCCAGTATCAGTTAATGTGTCAACGCCCATGCCGCTGCGTTTGGACTTTAAATGCACCACATAGCACTCACACTCGCCAAAGTTAGGGATGTTCACTCGGGCGCGCAGCGGATGACGGCTAAAGTCAAAATCACTGGCAATGCCCATCAGAGGCAGCAAAGATTGATCAACGTTAACCAAAGCGGTTTCAGTAATAGGAAATTTCGAGGCTAAAGCCACTACAGGGTTTTTATAGACATAATCGCTGATCAAATTAGGCTCATCTAGCACTGCAAAATAACGGTAACCCAAAGGTTGCAGTAACGCTTTTAACGCATCAGGGCTAAAGACCTCTTGAAAACCGAT is a window of Shewanella donghaensis DNA encoding:
- the fkpA gene encoding FKBP-type peptidyl-prolyl cis-trans isomerase, with translation MKSIYKLSLVALAVVGLTACNEEQEVVAKKVELTTDAQKESYSVGGSIGRYMAGHITEQEDLGFPVDRTLVIQGFSDGLADTLELTEEEMQVVLQGLDTKLSEKRTEQAALLASAAVEEGKKFLETNKAKEGVVTTESGLQYEVLEAGTGEMPVAADTVEVHYKGTLIDGTEFDSSYSRGEPAKFPLNRVIPGWTEGVQLMPIGAKYKFVIPSELAYGEQDTGTIPANSTLVFEVELLSIEKAAVAPTAQ
- a CDS encoding WD40 repeat domain-containing protein, whose translation is MFRIIMLIICICSLVGCSPAAENVFSVTNDSSYSASLSENAQYALVSTSSNGVQFWDLKAKSLKYRWQHGSNDNISDNNVFDTAISANAQYAATLSSDSLAIWNIETGESIGWWSLPVSAQSVAIANNAQTLVGLIDGSVMSLAPEKSLIKFLGHQERVSSVSISANGQTALTGSNDGSVILWQAQTGQPIQQWQLESRMSKVQLNKSGSLSFASDIKGHGYIYSNDTGEIKSQLAINRRQMTFSSARFINQDEQLITGSPSKEIILWQTQTGKKQATRQIQLTKNSQNRGAVVYSIASDDNQNVISISNQGLVETWGILK
- a CDS encoding SlyX family protein, with the translated sequence MQDVQQKFDDLETKVAFQEVTIEELNQEVIKLNDLVAFQQHQLSFILNKLQAIEPSNMASQADEAPPPHY
- the def gene encoding peptide deformylase; translation: MPDSNIMTIAQTGEAILACQAKPVVTFDQALVKLTEDMMATMFAANGVGLAATQVFSDKAVFIMYSRPNERYPSAPNTVPTIVINPKITARSLAMESSIEGCLSIENERVAVFRHQHIKVMYQTLAGDVVEQQLSGFIARIFQHEFDHLQGITLLERMNMPDQVSALEQHNSGLQDVC
- a CDS encoding COG3014 family protein is translated as MKKLLCMLLLPMLLSGCAFNSIFINYPSQIAPIKQQLSSPTPTSKLNELASEIDSNDGLLYAQEAGRVAQVSGDFDSSKTYYEQAIKAYQAFDDRAVISASDLTATASSLVLNDNAIPYRGPGYERIMVHQYQAFNYLFAGDAQGALIEVRRSNQLQTSEQNRYQKSQSSVQAMANGTIDAEMNKLGSAAGTVTSSFLNAYSYYTTGLLHELLGEPNDAYIDYRKAAQITPNNKYLQQDLVRLAKQLSMPQYDEFKRRWGDAVLPKEGQGQVVMVVERGFVPEKQSLTVPFTIHGNWQTVSLATYQPNRQAIQPSIIQGLGTVLKAEPIANIDALAINALKEDLPGALVRQAARVYTKSEMARSVESSSKRRNNEADAAAILMQIFNVVTEQADRRSWLTLPSQAQIARKYIEPGEYQVRLGNSQAAKIDVKPNRATLIWVIETGNQTRFYSIII
- the lpoB gene encoding penicillin-binding protein activator LpoB, with the translated sequence MKHFKLIFVLAAVIGLSACQSKVEYGDATEVETVNENFGSTDLQAIAAKMVDSMLTFPPVIVMTQNDRPIMFVDKIKNKTSEHIDTESVTDTISNKLLRSGKFRFIDMTKVDSVRKQLDYQNNAGMVDPSTAIKFGRQVGAQYMLYGNLSSIVKQDGSTKDVYYKMTMRLMDLETGLIEWSDEKEIRKVKSKSFLGL
- the pepN gene encoding aminopeptidase N → MNLFKSALVVIVCGSLFSCTATAPNIKERDGSANITQAQAQSRSNLVSEVSYQLSFTLTGETQFSGVTKMNFALSSIESALTIDLNKANINKLLINGQNIYPNYNGAYLTINPRLLSVGQNSIEIGYSREHSTNGEGLHRFKDPVDGNVYLYSHFEPAAAQQMFAVFDQPDLKATYQITVEAPLSWHVISTMRETHVEDIGNSQIWTFPTTPKLSPYNFSMHAGPYHVWEDSSGKYPMRLFARQSVAEQVSPEDWFTYTKQGLTFFDDYFDIDYPFKKYDQLLVPDFLYGAMENAGAITFAESRFMYKDTMTAAQRQRLAGVIMHEMAHQWFGDLVTMKWWNGLWLNESFASFMGTLATSEATEFDHAWRTFYATGKQSAYEQDSLVTTHPIEVPVASSSNAFDNIDAITYSKGASALKQLRHLLGEETFQKGVQQYLKQYSYQNAELDDFINSLATASNRDLTQWTQDWLYQAGVNTLKAQYQCENYRISQFSLIQTAPSKDLPTLREQRVQVALFRASRHLVHQGKTVAVTYKGAVTEVPELIGEYCPDLVYPNFDDWGFVKVELDERSFETAKAQLNKISDPLLRSMLWQSMWDSVSDGHSSIEQFINVALVNAPKEKDYTILGQVIDYLKQAQNTLNSMAPNHQAYAKKVSKALTQMSLRMTMEHQKDADFQRRWFDAYITLASDNAALGHLADILAGNAPIQGLNISQDLRWKIIIQLNRHDYPRRAALLENESKLDRSDSGQKSAIAAEASRPQADLKREWLHRIEHDTQLPFSKKRVAMNYLYPSEQKLLSAATAEQRLANLVELDNKGPVFMRAYNRALIPTACTNANIDALNQVLNTQTDLSKMTRRALLETRQKEQRCVTMSEVLAK
- a CDS encoding endonuclease/exonuclease/phosphatase family protein, with translation MSSISSQNELEKDQNKDQQKHQEFTVASFNLFNFIEPPAAYYDFENIYSHQQWQKKCRWLSDYLTEQQPDIIGFQEVFSPDALKALLQPLGYRYFAVLDEPNLISDYVYKNPVVALASKFPITETALVNVDQSLLPLMGIASDFDFSRHPLRARVNIPNFGECECYVVHLKSKRSGMGVDTLTDTGMTGGADIMARQALGTWASNMQRGSEAALLFYEIAKHRQANHLPVLLMGDFNDSIQSTALEAFRANSKRVFRSDIIDPTLKVLNDVNLKAEFERFSLFDSYELFQAGQKSNATLAQDEYESSVNEDESANDTDDAPAPNLHKHDRAATHYFGNTGSVLDYILASCEFDAAHPRNLAEVSGYQTYDRHLVRPEYERDSDSTDHAPIMMTFTLRS